In Chroogloeocystis siderophila 5.2 s.c.1, the genomic stretch AATCCCTGAAATTTTAACAGCGGAGTTTCAGAAAGAACTTTTTCAGCCTGGAAATGAACAAGCTTTATTAGAAACTCTAAGCCAAATAATTGATTGGCGCGATCGCGATCCTGCATTCGGTAAAAGGTGTCGTCAACACATTTTATCTAATTTTAGTTTAGACAACATGATTAATGGAATTGAGAAGTCGTTATTGAGTGTTGCTAATTAAAAATGACTTCCGTAATTAGCTTTGATTAAAAGCTTGTTTAAGGCATTAGCTCCAGTACTCTACAATTTATAAAAGTTACAATGCCAAAAGTAACAGTAATCATACCAGCATACAACGCTGAGCAAACGATCATTGCAGCGATCGCGAGCGTCCAACAACAAACATATCGCGATTGGGAAGTGATTGTCATCGATGATGGATCATGCGATCGCACGTGTGAATTACTCAATCGCATCCAAGAACCACGAATGCAAGTGCATCGTTACACCAATTCAGGAGTATCATTAGCACGCAATCGCGGGATCGCACGTGCCAAAGGCGAACTGATTGCGTTTTTAGATGCTGATGACTTGTGGAGTCCGGACAAACTAGAGTGTCAAGTTGCAGCGTTAGAACAACACCCCAGCGCCGCAGTCGCGTACAGTTGGACGTACTTTATGAATGATACTGCGACGATAGTTCATGCTGCACCACCTGTGTGGTGTCAAGGAGATGTGTATGCACAGTTGTTAGTGCGCAATTTCCTTTATAGCGGTTCTAATGCGTTGGTACGTCGTGATGCACTCGCAGTTGTTGGAGGCTTTGACGCGACACTGACGCATGGTGAAGATTGGGAGTTGTTTGTACGTTTAGCCGCAATTTTTGAGTTTGTCGTTGTACCGAAAGCACAGGTTTTCTATCGTCACTCACCAACTTCAGCGTCAGCACAGGTTGAATTGATGGAACCGCGTCTTCAACAAGTCATTGATCAAGTCTTTGCGGCTGCACCTCCTGAGTTGCAATCTTTAAAAAACGAGAACTTGGCCACTCTTTATCAGTATTTAACACAATTACTTTTAAAGCACATTTCTAATCCTAATAGTGTTAAACAAGCGCACCAAATGTTATGGAAAGGAATTTGTATATATCCACGAACTTTATTAGATAATCAGACCCAAATTTTGTTAATCAAAATCATCTTTTTCAGAATTTTTTCATATAAGCTTGCAATTTATTTTTTAGGATTTGTTAGTAAAAAGCGCGCCACCGCAGTCTTTTTTAACTACTAGGTAATACTTTTAACTGCATATAAAAAGGAATTTAAAGGTGATAATTTTTATCTCGTTTCAAACACAAATAGATAAGTTTACAAATCGGCTGAGAATGCTTTATCGAGTTCAGTTAAAGTCTTGGCTTCGTAAACCATTTTTTTATTTTTGCAAAAAGCTAGGTTTAACTACTATAACACGAGAGACATTAGTAAACAATGCAGAGCAATATCGCCTTTTGCACTTTAAGTGTGAAGAATTGGTGATTGCTAATGAACCAAAAACATTAGAAAAAGTAGTAGATATTAAAAATAGAATTCATCCTTTTGTTATTAAAATTGAGTCACCTTTTGTTTGTGAAATTAATAATACCTACTTGGCAGGGCCAGCAGCCGTTGGCTTTGATGTAAATCAGAATATCATCTTAGAAACAACAACGCCGTACCATTGCCAGGAAAACCATTTAGAAGGAAGTGTAGCTATACGGGCTTTAGCCTTGAAAAGTTTATTAGCTGATAACACTCCTCAAATCGATACAGCTTTTTCATTAATAAATGCTTGGAGCCAAAATTATTGGCACTGGATTATAGATTGTTTAACACGATTAGAAGGAATTGAATTTTATCAACAACAAACAGGGATAAAACCTAAGTTGATTATTGATGCTAACCCTACTTCATGGCAAATAGACTCTCTCAGACTTCTAGGATATCAACCACAAGACTGCATTCGATGGAATAAATCAAGGCTGCGAGTAGAAAAATTAATCATCTCGTCATTTCGACGGCATTATGATGAGGTATATAGCGTAGAATCCCCTTTAGCAAGTCGTTGGATTCGCAAACGAATGCTTAGTAACCTTTCTCAGACAGAAAATAAGCATTTTTCATCTAAAATATTTATTTCTCGTCGTCAGGCAGAAGGAAGAAGAATTATTAATGAAAATGATGTCATTGCAACATTGGCAAATTTTGGTTTTGTTGCTTACATTCTTGAAGACATGAACTTCGAGGATGAAGTGAGATTGTTTTCACAAGCAACAATGGTGGTTGCTCCGCATGGTGCAGGTTTAACTAATATCATTTTTGCACAAAATCTTACTTTAATTGAACTATTTGGTGTATCTATATCACCGTGTTTCGCTAACTTAGCACGGGGTTTAGGTTTTCAATATGGATATCTTCAATGTCACTCGCCTTATACCGCACTTCGTTATCATGATAGCGACATGGTAGTTGACACAACGCAGTTGAAAAGACTTTTAGTTCAAATGCTTGCTTCTAGCTAGACTTATACGCGATCGCACGACTCAATATGCCAAAAGAAACAGTAACTGTTATTAGTTTATTTATTCGATTCAAGAGTGTAAGAATTTCTGGAGGTTGTGAATATAGTGAGTTTTATTGAACAACCGATTAATAAGCTAAGAAAAAAGTTATCTAACCAGTTTATTTCTAATCTAGGCTGGTTAAGTAGTGCAGAAATTATTACACGAGTTTTTCGTATAGGTATTACTGCGATCGCTGCTCGTTTTTTAACACCTTATGATTACGGCTTAATAGCCATTATTACAACAATTAATGAGTTGGCACGCATACTCATGGAAGTAGGAATTGGTGCGAAAATTATTCAATCTGATAGAGATGTCAATCAGTTGTGTAACTCGGCGTATTGGTTAAATTGGATTATTTATGTAGGTATATTTATTATCCAGTGTCTTGCTGCTTTTCCTATTGCTTGGTTCTACAAAGAGACTCGCTTAATTTTTCCAATTTGTGTAGCAGCAATTCCCTATTTGATATGGCCTACAGCCGCAATTCAATGTATTATGATCCAAAAAGAAAATAAGCTTAAAGTTTGCGCTATTAGCAATACACTCAAAAACTTTACTAGCTATAGCCTGCTGGGAATCTTCGCAGCTTTAGGGATGGGAGTGTGGTCATTTGTCTTATCTTGGGTTTTGGTGGCTCCGATTGATGTTTTTGTCTATTACCATTATCATTCATGGCGTCCAACGAAAAATATTACAACAAAGTATTGGAAAGAGTTCTTTGTTTTTGGTAAAAATATTTTTGGCACGCATCTCCTAAAAACACTCAGAAATAATCTGGATTATTTAATAGTCGGTCGCTTTTTAGGAATTAAAGAATTAGGGTTATATTTCTTTGGTTTCAATGCAGGATTAGGAATTAGTTTGAGCTTTATCAATGTTCTGAATACAGCGTTATTTCCGCATTTATGCGCTGCAAGAGTAAATCAGCTAGAACTTAGAAAACACTATGCGCACAGCCGCAAAGCGATCACTACAATTATTATCCCTTTAGTCATTCTACAAACAAGCTTAGCTCCTTTATACGTGCCAATTGTTTTTGGTCAGCAATGGGTAGTGGCAATTCCAATTTTAATGTTAATTTGTTTATCTGCAATTCCACGCGCGTTTGCTGATGCTGCTTCGCTATTACTCGTCGCGATAGGCAAGCCTAATTTAGATTTATACTGGAATATCTTATTTACAACTATCTTTAGCGTAGCATTGCTGATTGGAATTCGTGGGCAAGCTTTAGGAGTAGCTACGAGTGTTTTGTTAGTTCACGTTGTCACTATCCCCTTATTTATCTATTGGACAACAAGTTATGTTTTTCGTAAACGACAGAATGCCTAGCAATGCATCATATTTGCCATGCTTTAAGACAGCGATCGACTAAGGAATTCACAGATTGTTTGATTTGGCGGCTACGATACCAACGACGATAAGCTTTTTCGTATTCTTCGCCTTGAGTTTGGAAAGTGTTCCAGGTATTCAAAGCAAGCCCTACACCCCAAAATAAAGCAATATATA encodes the following:
- a CDS encoding glycosyltransferase family 61 protein, whose amino-acid sequence is MIIFISFQTQIDKFTNRLRMLYRVQLKSWLRKPFFYFCKKLGLTTITRETLVNNAEQYRLLHFKCEELVIANEPKTLEKVVDIKNRIHPFVIKIESPFVCEINNTYLAGPAAVGFDVNQNIILETTTPYHCQENHLEGSVAIRALALKSLLADNTPQIDTAFSLINAWSQNYWHWIIDCLTRLEGIEFYQQQTGIKPKLIIDANPTSWQIDSLRLLGYQPQDCIRWNKSRLRVEKLIISSFRRHYDEVYSVESPLASRWIRKRMLSNLSQTENKHFSSKIFISRRQAEGRRIINENDVIATLANFGFVAYILEDMNFEDEVRLFSQATMVVAPHGAGLTNIIFAQNLTLIELFGVSISPCFANLARGLGFQYGYLQCHSPYTALRYHDSDMVVDTTQLKRLLVQMLASS
- a CDS encoding lipopolysaccharide biosynthesis protein, whose translation is MSFIEQPINKLRKKLSNQFISNLGWLSSAEIITRVFRIGITAIAARFLTPYDYGLIAIITTINELARILMEVGIGAKIIQSDRDVNQLCNSAYWLNWIIYVGIFIIQCLAAFPIAWFYKETRLIFPICVAAIPYLIWPTAAIQCIMIQKENKLKVCAISNTLKNFTSYSLLGIFAALGMGVWSFVLSWVLVAPIDVFVYYHYHSWRPTKNITTKYWKEFFVFGKNIFGTHLLKTLRNNLDYLIVGRFLGIKELGLYFFGFNAGLGISLSFINVLNTALFPHLCAARVNQLELRKHYAHSRKAITTIIIPLVILQTSLAPLYVPIVFGQQWVVAIPILMLICLSAIPRAFADAASLLLVAIGKPNLDLYWNILFTTIFSVALLIGIRGQALGVATSVLLVHVVTIPLFIYWTTSYVFRKRQNA
- a CDS encoding glycosyltransferase family 2 protein, whose amino-acid sequence is MPKVTVIIPAYNAEQTIIAAIASVQQQTYRDWEVIVIDDGSCDRTCELLNRIQEPRMQVHRYTNSGVSLARNRGIARAKGELIAFLDADDLWSPDKLECQVAALEQHPSAAVAYSWTYFMNDTATIVHAAPPVWCQGDVYAQLLVRNFLYSGSNALVRRDALAVVGGFDATLTHGEDWELFVRLAAIFEFVVVPKAQVFYRHSPTSASAQVELMEPRLQQVIDQVFAAAPPELQSLKNENLATLYQYLTQLLLKHISNPNSVKQAHQMLWKGICIYPRTLLDNQTQILLIKIIFFRIFSYKLAIYFLGFVSKKRATAVFFNY